A portion of the Thermocladium sp. ECH_B genome contains these proteins:
- a CDS encoding 30S ribosomal protein S6, translated as MPTFKLVVSDPLSGKAKQVEVKDQDAERLIGLRIGEVIDTKLIGNALQLPGEVKLRITGGSGFEGAPMLPYLQGPVKRYILLSGPPGFKPREDGMRKRKLVRGNVINDQTTQVNMVIIYPSDWKGEPLIKEEPKEEKPQEAQ; from the coding sequence ATGCCTACATTTAAGTTAGTGGTGTCGGACCCCTTAAGCGGGAAGGCTAAGCAGGTGGAAGTTAAGGATCAAGATGCGGAGAGGCTAATTGGATTACGCATTGGGGAGGTTATTGATACAAAATTGATTGGGAATGCCCTTCAGTTACCTGGGGAAGTCAAGCTACGAATAACGGGAGGAAGCGGGTTCGAGGGCGCACCCATGCTTCCATACCTACAGGGGCCAGTGAAGCGATACATACTGCTCTCTGGTCCTCCTGGCTTTAAGCCTAGGGAGGATGGAATGAGGAAGAGAAAACTTGTGCGTGGCAACGTGATAAACGACCAAACGACTCAAGTCAATATGGTCATTATTTACCCAAGCGATTGGAAGGGGGAGCCACTGATCAAGGAGGAACCAAAGGAGGAGAAGCCCCAGGAGGCGCAGTGA
- a CDS encoding translation initiation factor IF-2 (protects formylmethionyl-tRNA from spontaneous hydrolysis and promotes its binding to the 30S ribosomal subunits during initiation of protein synthesis; also involved in the hydrolysis of GTP during the formation of the 70S ribosomal complex), with protein MHRLSMAEYRAPIVVVVGHVDVGKTLLLDKIRNTAVAYREPGMITQHIGLSYLPWPAIEKYASGLLDKFRLKGKIWVKGFLMVDTPGHAAFSNLRRRGGSVADLAILVIDILEGMEEQTKESLFLLKSRNIPFVVAANKVDKVYGWQAHPNSAFIDSYDAQDEATQGRVEEMIAKIAGELAENGIEADRYDRVMDYARQVPIVPTSAVTGEGIADLLVVLAGLTQRLVKDKLMVHDGPGRGVIMEIKEEKGWGTTADTIIYDGSINKGDRIAALGLDGPFYTSVRMLVMPKPLDEMRDPEDKYMLVNSVKAAAGVRVVGEELQRAVPGSPLIVVKSEAQLRDALDELRAEASSIRIEVDKSGVVAKADTLGTLESMVLYLRNQNIPVRRADIGPVVRRDIIEASVVKRRDPLYAVVLAFNVKVTQEADVEAQQHGIRIFQNNILYRLVDEFLNWHREQRSRSIEGELNKVTRPGKVKIIPGYVFRRSNPIIVGVKVLEGQVRPGYRLRRGEDGRVIGTIMQMQNNGKPVQLAKKGDEVAISIQGNAMVGRHVREGDELYVDIPEEHLVKLLMDFREYLEPGEVDLIHEYQAAKKRWSD; from the coding sequence TTGCATCGACTCTCCATGGCTGAGTATAGGGCGCCTATAGTGGTTGTGGTGGGGCATGTTGATGTTGGAAAGACGCTGCTGTTGGACAAGATACGGAATACCGCCGTTGCTTATAGGGAGCCCGGCATGATAACTCAGCACATAGGTTTATCCTATCTTCCTTGGCCAGCAATAGAGAAGTACGCCTCAGGGCTTTTGGATAAATTTAGACTTAAAGGAAAGATCTGGGTCAAGGGTTTCTTAATGGTTGATACGCCGGGACACGCTGCCTTCTCTAACCTGAGGCGGAGAGGGGGTTCCGTCGCCGATCTAGCCATATTGGTCATCGATATCCTGGAGGGCATGGAGGAGCAAACCAAGGAGAGTCTTTTCCTATTGAAGTCGAGGAATATACCATTCGTGGTTGCCGCGAATAAGGTGGATAAGGTCTATGGGTGGCAAGCCCATCCCAATTCCGCGTTCATAGATTCATATGATGCACAGGATGAAGCTACCCAGGGACGGGTTGAGGAGATGATAGCTAAGATAGCTGGTGAACTGGCTGAGAACGGCATAGAGGCGGATAGGTATGATAGGGTAATGGATTATGCTAGGCAAGTACCCATAGTTCCAACTAGTGCAGTCACTGGAGAGGGGATAGCCGATCTTCTGGTGGTTCTAGCTGGTTTAACGCAGAGACTTGTTAAGGATAAGTTGATGGTGCATGATGGGCCTGGGAGGGGGGTCATAATGGAGATAAAGGAGGAGAAGGGATGGGGTACCACGGCCGATACCATAATATATGATGGGTCAATAAATAAGGGAGACAGAATAGCGGCGCTGGGGTTAGATGGCCCGTTTTATACTTCGGTTAGGATGCTTGTAATGCCTAAGCCGCTTGATGAGATGCGGGACCCAGAAGATAAGTATATGCTGGTGAACTCAGTTAAGGCTGCTGCCGGAGTTAGGGTAGTTGGTGAAGAGCTGCAGCGGGCCGTGCCCGGTTCTCCACTAATAGTTGTGAAGAGCGAGGCGCAGTTACGGGATGCCCTTGATGAGTTGAGGGCCGAAGCATCATCGATAAGGATAGAGGTGGATAAGAGCGGTGTAGTGGCTAAGGCTGATACCCTAGGTACTCTGGAGAGCATGGTGCTTTATTTGAGGAACCAGAACATACCGGTTAGGAGGGCAGATATAGGGCCGGTCGTGAGGAGGGACATAATTGAGGCTTCAGTCGTGAAGCGGCGGGATCCCCTCTATGCCGTGGTTTTGGCGTTTAATGTTAAGGTAACTCAAGAAGCCGATGTGGAGGCCCAACAGCATGGGATCAGGATATTTCAGAACAATATATTGTACCGCTTAGTTGATGAATTCCTTAATTGGCATAGGGAGCAAAGGAGTAGGTCTATTGAGGGGGAATTGAATAAGGTCACTAGGCCCGGCAAGGTAAAGATAATTCCCGGCTATGTTTTTAGACGCAGCAACCCAATAATAGTGGGGGTTAAGGTATTGGAGGGGCAGGTAAGGCCTGGCTATAGGCTGAGGAGGGGAGAGGATGGCAGAGTAATTGGCACTATTATGCAGATGCAGAACAATGGTAAACCCGTTCAATTAGCTAAGAAGGGAGATGAGGTGGCTATATCGATCCAGGGAAATGCCATGGTTGGCAGACATGTGAGGGAGGGGGATGAACTATATGTTGATATTCCTGAGGAGCACTTGGTGAAGCTATTGATGGATTTCAGGGAATACTTGGAGCCGGGGGAGGTTGATTTGATTCATGAGTATCAAGCAGCCAAGAAGCGGTGGAGCGATTAA
- a CDS encoding 50S ribosomal protein L24, with translation MRIYNCSYCGRPIAPGTGFMYVKSDGTIMRFCSRKCFISMKLGRNPRRLAWIRKAQK, from the coding sequence ATGAGAATATATAATTGCAGCTACTGCGGGAGACCCATTGCGCCGGGCACCGGGTTCATGTATGTGAAGAGCGATGGAACAATAATGAGGTTCTGCAGCAGGAAGTGCTTCATCAGCATGAAGCTTGGAAGGAATCCTAGGCGGCTTGCTTGGATCAGAAAGGCCCAGAAATGA